The following are from one region of the Nicotiana tomentosiformis chromosome 7, ASM39032v3, whole genome shotgun sequence genome:
- the LOC104111066 gene encoding zinc finger CCCH domain-containing protein 18 isoform X1: MNMDFSESTKVVYNRIQKLEPENVSKIIGYLLLQDHGEQDMIRLAFSPDNLIHSLINKAKKDLGLSSKPAISGPLSPPLVNRALSSDIPLKFVPFSSASPRPFSTLQVGNPYWEPQGHAENHPIHTLDFLPVGCSDTMTDERQLPNQLQFLSLDDQSDHVNSEFSGDHYFSVSALGPRSSRRSPSLPEFPVKVCHYFNKGFCKHGTNCRYFHGHPNPESFSQVFNSNLNEMGSDEHIFKPGSLEKIEMELTELLKSRRGLPVSIASLPMLYYEKYGRTLQAEGYLTESQRHGKAGYSLTKLLARLRNSIRVIDRSNLPHGQHAVILAEDVPKYMEYSGERNEHGAIVAGSRQIYLTFPAESTFSEQDVSNYFNQFGPVQDVRIPCQQKRMFGFVTFVFPETVKQILAKGNPHLVCGARVLVKPYREKSKLVDRKCLEKAYQASYYNSSFIDAESELQSSPRVSENSRLMKKQLMEEQERAIEFERQHFPELQLAAKTLHHQMRLGYSVEDLKLREGSLTCRSEKLEFPSAESFNYLLDVYNNGSTSEDKARHVKMSHCDQEGGQGLNLPDSPFASPIRNGISTVI, encoded by the exons ATGAACATGGACTTTTCCGAGTCTACAAAAGTTGTATATAATCGAATTCAGAAACTAGAGCCAGAAAATGTGTCTAAGATAATTGGTTATCTCCTTTTACAAGATCATGGTGAACAGGATATGATTAGATTAGCGTTTAGTCCCGACAATTTGATCCATTCCTTGATTAATAAAGCTAAGAAAGATCTTGGATTATCATCCAAACCAGCCATTTCTGGTCCTCTTTCACCCCCCTTAGTCAATCGAGCATTATCTTCAGACATTCCCTTGAAATTTGTTCCATTCTCATCAGCTTCACCTCGTCCCTTTTCGACTCTTCAAGTTGGAAATCCATACTGGGAGCCTCAAGGTCATGCCGAAAATCATCCAATTCATACCTTGGATTTTCTACCTGTTGGTTGCTCGGATACTATGACCGATGAACGCCAACTCCCAAACCAACTTCAGTTCTTATCTTTAGATGATCAGTCAGACCATGTTAATTCAGAATTCTCCGGCGACCACTATTTCTCTGTATCTGCATTAGGCCCAAGATCGAGTCGAAGGTCTCCAAGCTTGCCCGAGTTTCCTGTTAAGGTCTGCCATTATTTTAACAAAGGCTTTTGTAAGCATGGAACCAACTGTCGGTACTTTCACGGCCATCCAAATCCGGAAAGCTTCTCCCAAGTCTTCAACTCAAACTTAAATGAAATGGGAAGTGATGAACATATCTTCAAGCCCGGATCTCTAGAGAAAATAGAGATGGAACTTACCGAGCTTCTCAAATCTAGACGGGGTCTTCCTGTTTCAATTGCTTCGTTGCCTATGTTGTACTATGAGAAGTATGGGAGGACACTTCAGGCTGAGGGTTATTTGACCGAAAGTCAAAGACATGGGAAAGCTGGATATAGCCTGACTAAGCTCCTCGCTCGATTAAGAAATAGCATTCGTGTCATCGACAGGTCCAACTT GCCCCATGGACAGCATGCCGTTATTTTAGCTGAGGATGTTCCAAAATATATGGAGTACAGTGGCGAAAGAAATGAACACGGAGCAATTGTAGCCGGTTCTCGCCAGATTTATCTGACCTTTCCGGCTGAGAGTACCTTCAGCGAGCAAGATGTTTCCAACTATTTCAA TCAATTTGGACCAGTACAAGATGTTAGGATTCCTTGTCAGCAGAAGAGAATGTTTGGGTTTGTAACTTTTGTTTTCCCAGAGACAGTTAAGCAGATCCTGGCAAAGGGGAATCCTCATTTAGTTTGTGGCGCACGTGTTTTGGTGAAACCTTACAGGGAAAAGTCCAAGCTTGTAGATAG AAAATGCCTCGAGAAAGCTTATCAAGCTTCCTACTATAATTCCTCGTTCATTGACGCAGAATCCGAACTCCAATCTT CACCTAGAGTCTCTGAAAATTCAAGACTAATGAAAAAACAACTCATGGAGGAACAAGAGCGTGCAATTGAGTTTGAGAGGCAGCATTTTCCAGAGTTGCAATTAGCTGCAAAAACTTTGCATCATCAAATGCGCCTTGGTTACTCAGTAGAGGATTTGAAGCTTAGAGAAGGTTCTTTAACAT GCCGTAGCGAAAAACTGGAGTTCCCATCAGCCGAGAGTTTTAATTACCTGCTAGATGTATATAACAATGGTTCCACCAGCGAGGACAAAGCTAGGCACGTTAAAATGAGTCACTGTGACCAAGAAGG TGGTCAAGGATTGAATCTTCCAGATAGCCCGTTTGCATCTCCAATAAGGAATGGCATTTCAACTGTCATTTAG
- the LOC104111066 gene encoding zinc finger CCCH domain-containing protein 18 isoform X4, with protein MNMDFSESTKVVYNRIQKLEPENVSKIIGYLLLQDHGEQDMIRLAFSPDNLIHSLINKAKKDLGLSSKPAISGPLSPPLVNRALSSDIPLKFVPFSSASPRPFSTLQVGNPYWEPQGHAENHPIHTLDFLPVGCSDTMTDERQLPNQLQFLSLDDQSDHVNSEFSGDHYFSVSALGPRSSRRSPSLPEFPVKVCHYFNKGFCKHGTNCRYFHGHPNPESFSQVFNSNLNEMGSDEHIFKPGSLEKIEMELTELLKSRRGLPVSIASLPMLYYEKYGRTLQAEGYLTESQRHGKAGYSLTKLLARLRNSIRVIDRPHGQHAVILAEDVPKYMEYSGERNEHGAIVAGSRQIYLTFPAESTFSEQDVSNYFNQFGPVQDVRIPCQQKRMFGFVTFVFPETVKQILAKGNPHLVCGARVLVKPYREKSKLVDRKCLEKAYQASYYNSSFIDAESELQSSPRVSENSRLMKKQLMEEQERAIEFERQHFPELQLAAKTLHHQMRLGYSVEDLKLREGRSEKLEFPSAESFNYLLDVYNNGSTSEDKARHVKMSHCDQEGGQGLNLPDSPFASPIRNGISTVI; from the exons ATGAACATGGACTTTTCCGAGTCTACAAAAGTTGTATATAATCGAATTCAGAAACTAGAGCCAGAAAATGTGTCTAAGATAATTGGTTATCTCCTTTTACAAGATCATGGTGAACAGGATATGATTAGATTAGCGTTTAGTCCCGACAATTTGATCCATTCCTTGATTAATAAAGCTAAGAAAGATCTTGGATTATCATCCAAACCAGCCATTTCTGGTCCTCTTTCACCCCCCTTAGTCAATCGAGCATTATCTTCAGACATTCCCTTGAAATTTGTTCCATTCTCATCAGCTTCACCTCGTCCCTTTTCGACTCTTCAAGTTGGAAATCCATACTGGGAGCCTCAAGGTCATGCCGAAAATCATCCAATTCATACCTTGGATTTTCTACCTGTTGGTTGCTCGGATACTATGACCGATGAACGCCAACTCCCAAACCAACTTCAGTTCTTATCTTTAGATGATCAGTCAGACCATGTTAATTCAGAATTCTCCGGCGACCACTATTTCTCTGTATCTGCATTAGGCCCAAGATCGAGTCGAAGGTCTCCAAGCTTGCCCGAGTTTCCTGTTAAGGTCTGCCATTATTTTAACAAAGGCTTTTGTAAGCATGGAACCAACTGTCGGTACTTTCACGGCCATCCAAATCCGGAAAGCTTCTCCCAAGTCTTCAACTCAAACTTAAATGAAATGGGAAGTGATGAACATATCTTCAAGCCCGGATCTCTAGAGAAAATAGAGATGGAACTTACCGAGCTTCTCAAATCTAGACGGGGTCTTCCTGTTTCAATTGCTTCGTTGCCTATGTTGTACTATGAGAAGTATGGGAGGACACTTCAGGCTGAGGGTTATTTGACCGAAAGTCAAAGACATGGGAAAGCTGGATATAGCCTGACTAAGCTCCTCGCTCGATTAAGAAATAGCATTCGTGTCATCGACAG GCCCCATGGACAGCATGCCGTTATTTTAGCTGAGGATGTTCCAAAATATATGGAGTACAGTGGCGAAAGAAATGAACACGGAGCAATTGTAGCCGGTTCTCGCCAGATTTATCTGACCTTTCCGGCTGAGAGTACCTTCAGCGAGCAAGATGTTTCCAACTATTTCAA TCAATTTGGACCAGTACAAGATGTTAGGATTCCTTGTCAGCAGAAGAGAATGTTTGGGTTTGTAACTTTTGTTTTCCCAGAGACAGTTAAGCAGATCCTGGCAAAGGGGAATCCTCATTTAGTTTGTGGCGCACGTGTTTTGGTGAAACCTTACAGGGAAAAGTCCAAGCTTGTAGATAG AAAATGCCTCGAGAAAGCTTATCAAGCTTCCTACTATAATTCCTCGTTCATTGACGCAGAATCCGAACTCCAATCTT CACCTAGAGTCTCTGAAAATTCAAGACTAATGAAAAAACAACTCATGGAGGAACAAGAGCGTGCAATTGAGTTTGAGAGGCAGCATTTTCCAGAGTTGCAATTAGCTGCAAAAACTTTGCATCATCAAATGCGCCTTGGTTACTCAGTAGAGGATTTGAAGCTTAGAGAAG GCCGTAGCGAAAAACTGGAGTTCCCATCAGCCGAGAGTTTTAATTACCTGCTAGATGTATATAACAATGGTTCCACCAGCGAGGACAAAGCTAGGCACGTTAAAATGAGTCACTGTGACCAAGAAGG TGGTCAAGGATTGAATCTTCCAGATAGCCCGTTTGCATCTCCAATAAGGAATGGCATTTCAACTGTCATTTAG
- the LOC104111066 gene encoding zinc finger CCCH domain-containing protein 18 isoform X3, which yields MNMDFSESTKVVYNRIQKLEPENVSKIIGYLLLQDHGEQDMIRLAFSPDNLIHSLINKAKKDLGLSSKPAISGPLSPPLVNRALSSDIPLKFVPFSSASPRPFSTLQVGNPYWEPQGHAENHPIHTLDFLPVGCSDTMTDERQLPNQLQFLSLDDQSDHVNSEFSGDHYFSVSALGPRSSRRSPSLPEFPVKVCHYFNKGFCKHGTNCRYFHGHPNPESFSQVFNSNLNEMGSDEHIFKPGSLEKIEMELTELLKSRRGLPVSIASLPMLYYEKYGRTLQAEGYLTESQRHGKAGYSLTKLLARLRNSIRVIDRSNLPHGQHAVILAEDVPKYMEYSGERNEHGAIVAGSRQIYLTFPAESTFSEQDVSNYFNQFGPVQDVRIPCQQKRMFGFVTFVFPETVKQILAKGNPHLVCGARVLVKPYREKSKLVDRKCLEKAYQASYYNSSFIDAESELQSSPRVSENSRLMKKQLMEEQERAIEFERQHFPELQLAAKTLHHQMRLGYSVEDLKLREGRSEKLEFPSAESFNYLLDVYNNGSTSEDKARHVKMSHCDQEGGQGLNLPDSPFASPIRNGISTVI from the exons ATGAACATGGACTTTTCCGAGTCTACAAAAGTTGTATATAATCGAATTCAGAAACTAGAGCCAGAAAATGTGTCTAAGATAATTGGTTATCTCCTTTTACAAGATCATGGTGAACAGGATATGATTAGATTAGCGTTTAGTCCCGACAATTTGATCCATTCCTTGATTAATAAAGCTAAGAAAGATCTTGGATTATCATCCAAACCAGCCATTTCTGGTCCTCTTTCACCCCCCTTAGTCAATCGAGCATTATCTTCAGACATTCCCTTGAAATTTGTTCCATTCTCATCAGCTTCACCTCGTCCCTTTTCGACTCTTCAAGTTGGAAATCCATACTGGGAGCCTCAAGGTCATGCCGAAAATCATCCAATTCATACCTTGGATTTTCTACCTGTTGGTTGCTCGGATACTATGACCGATGAACGCCAACTCCCAAACCAACTTCAGTTCTTATCTTTAGATGATCAGTCAGACCATGTTAATTCAGAATTCTCCGGCGACCACTATTTCTCTGTATCTGCATTAGGCCCAAGATCGAGTCGAAGGTCTCCAAGCTTGCCCGAGTTTCCTGTTAAGGTCTGCCATTATTTTAACAAAGGCTTTTGTAAGCATGGAACCAACTGTCGGTACTTTCACGGCCATCCAAATCCGGAAAGCTTCTCCCAAGTCTTCAACTCAAACTTAAATGAAATGGGAAGTGATGAACATATCTTCAAGCCCGGATCTCTAGAGAAAATAGAGATGGAACTTACCGAGCTTCTCAAATCTAGACGGGGTCTTCCTGTTTCAATTGCTTCGTTGCCTATGTTGTACTATGAGAAGTATGGGAGGACACTTCAGGCTGAGGGTTATTTGACCGAAAGTCAAAGACATGGGAAAGCTGGATATAGCCTGACTAAGCTCCTCGCTCGATTAAGAAATAGCATTCGTGTCATCGACAGGTCCAACTT GCCCCATGGACAGCATGCCGTTATTTTAGCTGAGGATGTTCCAAAATATATGGAGTACAGTGGCGAAAGAAATGAACACGGAGCAATTGTAGCCGGTTCTCGCCAGATTTATCTGACCTTTCCGGCTGAGAGTACCTTCAGCGAGCAAGATGTTTCCAACTATTTCAA TCAATTTGGACCAGTACAAGATGTTAGGATTCCTTGTCAGCAGAAGAGAATGTTTGGGTTTGTAACTTTTGTTTTCCCAGAGACAGTTAAGCAGATCCTGGCAAAGGGGAATCCTCATTTAGTTTGTGGCGCACGTGTTTTGGTGAAACCTTACAGGGAAAAGTCCAAGCTTGTAGATAG AAAATGCCTCGAGAAAGCTTATCAAGCTTCCTACTATAATTCCTCGTTCATTGACGCAGAATCCGAACTCCAATCTT CACCTAGAGTCTCTGAAAATTCAAGACTAATGAAAAAACAACTCATGGAGGAACAAGAGCGTGCAATTGAGTTTGAGAGGCAGCATTTTCCAGAGTTGCAATTAGCTGCAAAAACTTTGCATCATCAAATGCGCCTTGGTTACTCAGTAGAGGATTTGAAGCTTAGAGAAG GCCGTAGCGAAAAACTGGAGTTCCCATCAGCCGAGAGTTTTAATTACCTGCTAGATGTATATAACAATGGTTCCACCAGCGAGGACAAAGCTAGGCACGTTAAAATGAGTCACTGTGACCAAGAAGG TGGTCAAGGATTGAATCTTCCAGATAGCCCGTTTGCATCTCCAATAAGGAATGGCATTTCAACTGTCATTTAG
- the LOC104111066 gene encoding zinc finger CCCH domain-containing protein 18 isoform X2, with product MNMDFSESTKVVYNRIQKLEPENVSKIIGYLLLQDHGEQDMIRLAFSPDNLIHSLINKAKKDLGLSSKPAISGPLSPPLVNRALSSDIPLKFVPFSSASPRPFSTLQVGNPYWEPQGHAENHPIHTLDFLPVGCSDTMTDERQLPNQLQFLSLDDQSDHVNSEFSGDHYFSVSALGPRSSRRSPSLPEFPVKVCHYFNKGFCKHGTNCRYFHGHPNPESFSQVFNSNLNEMGSDEHIFKPGSLEKIEMELTELLKSRRGLPVSIASLPMLYYEKYGRTLQAEGYLTESQRHGKAGYSLTKLLARLRNSIRVIDRPHGQHAVILAEDVPKYMEYSGERNEHGAIVAGSRQIYLTFPAESTFSEQDVSNYFNQFGPVQDVRIPCQQKRMFGFVTFVFPETVKQILAKGNPHLVCGARVLVKPYREKSKLVDRKCLEKAYQASYYNSSFIDAESELQSSPRVSENSRLMKKQLMEEQERAIEFERQHFPELQLAAKTLHHQMRLGYSVEDLKLREGSLTCRSEKLEFPSAESFNYLLDVYNNGSTSEDKARHVKMSHCDQEGGQGLNLPDSPFASPIRNGISTVI from the exons ATGAACATGGACTTTTCCGAGTCTACAAAAGTTGTATATAATCGAATTCAGAAACTAGAGCCAGAAAATGTGTCTAAGATAATTGGTTATCTCCTTTTACAAGATCATGGTGAACAGGATATGATTAGATTAGCGTTTAGTCCCGACAATTTGATCCATTCCTTGATTAATAAAGCTAAGAAAGATCTTGGATTATCATCCAAACCAGCCATTTCTGGTCCTCTTTCACCCCCCTTAGTCAATCGAGCATTATCTTCAGACATTCCCTTGAAATTTGTTCCATTCTCATCAGCTTCACCTCGTCCCTTTTCGACTCTTCAAGTTGGAAATCCATACTGGGAGCCTCAAGGTCATGCCGAAAATCATCCAATTCATACCTTGGATTTTCTACCTGTTGGTTGCTCGGATACTATGACCGATGAACGCCAACTCCCAAACCAACTTCAGTTCTTATCTTTAGATGATCAGTCAGACCATGTTAATTCAGAATTCTCCGGCGACCACTATTTCTCTGTATCTGCATTAGGCCCAAGATCGAGTCGAAGGTCTCCAAGCTTGCCCGAGTTTCCTGTTAAGGTCTGCCATTATTTTAACAAAGGCTTTTGTAAGCATGGAACCAACTGTCGGTACTTTCACGGCCATCCAAATCCGGAAAGCTTCTCCCAAGTCTTCAACTCAAACTTAAATGAAATGGGAAGTGATGAACATATCTTCAAGCCCGGATCTCTAGAGAAAATAGAGATGGAACTTACCGAGCTTCTCAAATCTAGACGGGGTCTTCCTGTTTCAATTGCTTCGTTGCCTATGTTGTACTATGAGAAGTATGGGAGGACACTTCAGGCTGAGGGTTATTTGACCGAAAGTCAAAGACATGGGAAAGCTGGATATAGCCTGACTAAGCTCCTCGCTCGATTAAGAAATAGCATTCGTGTCATCGACAG GCCCCATGGACAGCATGCCGTTATTTTAGCTGAGGATGTTCCAAAATATATGGAGTACAGTGGCGAAAGAAATGAACACGGAGCAATTGTAGCCGGTTCTCGCCAGATTTATCTGACCTTTCCGGCTGAGAGTACCTTCAGCGAGCAAGATGTTTCCAACTATTTCAA TCAATTTGGACCAGTACAAGATGTTAGGATTCCTTGTCAGCAGAAGAGAATGTTTGGGTTTGTAACTTTTGTTTTCCCAGAGACAGTTAAGCAGATCCTGGCAAAGGGGAATCCTCATTTAGTTTGTGGCGCACGTGTTTTGGTGAAACCTTACAGGGAAAAGTCCAAGCTTGTAGATAG AAAATGCCTCGAGAAAGCTTATCAAGCTTCCTACTATAATTCCTCGTTCATTGACGCAGAATCCGAACTCCAATCTT CACCTAGAGTCTCTGAAAATTCAAGACTAATGAAAAAACAACTCATGGAGGAACAAGAGCGTGCAATTGAGTTTGAGAGGCAGCATTTTCCAGAGTTGCAATTAGCTGCAAAAACTTTGCATCATCAAATGCGCCTTGGTTACTCAGTAGAGGATTTGAAGCTTAGAGAAGGTTCTTTAACAT GCCGTAGCGAAAAACTGGAGTTCCCATCAGCCGAGAGTTTTAATTACCTGCTAGATGTATATAACAATGGTTCCACCAGCGAGGACAAAGCTAGGCACGTTAAAATGAGTCACTGTGACCAAGAAGG TGGTCAAGGATTGAATCTTCCAGATAGCCCGTTTGCATCTCCAATAAGGAATGGCATTTCAACTGTCATTTAG